In a genomic window of Vibrio gigantis:
- a CDS encoding DUF3187 family protein yields MLPFYSAVASPMFVYAQSPIHSNVLSTQLRSAEPNRTGTIEFKSSYTQSSIWAHTQAYSLDYYQNQSNIAVQWQASPIWKTELDYRVVTAKDNGLDSFVMGFHDLFGIGQNGRDEVAEDQFTMDFHNAGVHVSDFEGDDLTKALTFYNELLLYSRGPMSLSAGGSLFYNNVRSGQFARTSFEQGAQLNYSYITPRHSIFSTIGLVHRNSDGHLVSDENLTLENVSASWAVGYEYRWNQQHSFVLESLNYQGWSTNDPDFSEPSNEVVVGYRYRLYRLALEALMIENIRNMDNSTDIGFTLGLRFSI; encoded by the coding sequence ATTTTGCCTTTTTACAGTGCCGTTGCATCTCCAATGTTCGTCTATGCACAATCTCCAATTCATTCGAATGTACTCTCTACACAGCTTCGTTCTGCTGAGCCAAATAGGACTGGTACGATAGAATTTAAGTCCTCTTATACGCAGTCCAGTATATGGGCACATACGCAAGCTTACTCCTTAGACTATTATCAAAATCAATCGAACATTGCTGTTCAATGGCAAGCCTCTCCGATTTGGAAAACTGAACTCGATTATCGTGTTGTCACAGCAAAAGATAACGGTTTAGACAGCTTTGTGATGGGGTTTCATGATCTGTTTGGTATTGGGCAGAATGGCCGTGATGAAGTTGCGGAAGACCAGTTCACAATGGATTTTCATAATGCCGGTGTTCATGTATCGGATTTTGAAGGCGATGACTTAACCAAAGCGCTTACTTTCTACAATGAGTTGCTATTGTATTCTCGAGGGCCGATGTCACTGTCTGCTGGTGGTTCGTTGTTTTACAACAATGTGAGAAGCGGGCAATTTGCGAGAACCAGTTTTGAGCAAGGTGCTCAACTCAACTACAGCTATATCACACCAAGGCACAGTATTTTTTCTACTATTGGCCTTGTACATCGAAACAGCGATGGTCATTTAGTTAGCGATGAGAATCTAACCCTTGAAAACGTGAGTGCCAGTTGGGCTGTCGGATATGAGTATCGATGGAATCAGCAGCATAGCTTTGTCCTTGAATCGCTTAACTATCAAGGCTGGTCGACGAATGACCCCGATTTCTCGGAGCCATCGAATGAAGTGGTTGTGGGGTATCGCTATCGTTTGTACCGCCTTGCTTTAGAAGCCTTGATGATTGAGAACATTCGCAATATGGATAACAGTACCGATATCGGCTTTACGCTCGGCTTGCGTTTCTCAATATAA